A single Pirellulaceae bacterium DNA region contains:
- the proB gene encoding glutamate 5-kinase: MNSLPSQRSLLTSAETIVVKVGSRVLSHQGRLDEQRVRSLARQLVQVADMNKQVVLVSSGAVASGIGKLGLEKRPVDVPQLQAVAAVGQAHLIQAYERYFTEMGRHAAQILLIADDLDDRTRYLNVRNTLLACLQLGLIPVINENDTVAIEELQTTFGDNDRLAAMVAGVFSRPALIILSDVDGVYDRSPSDSNARVVSQFDQVDQSVLNLASAHQAGVSKGGMASKLRVAQFVTQSGAPVVIAGGRIENVLPRLMNGEPLGTLFLPRSAGLTPRKRWLGFSTQPAGRIQIDAGAVRALRVQGSSLLPVGVTEIVGGFAKGEVVSVMSDDGVEVARGLTNYNDAQLRQIRGLRTWQIEEVLGQCPYAEVIHRDNMTLL; the protein is encoded by the coding sequence ATGAATAGCTTGCCATCGCAGCGATCGTTGCTAACCAGCGCTGAAACGATTGTCGTCAAAGTCGGTTCCCGAGTGCTGTCCCATCAAGGTCGGCTGGACGAACAGCGAGTTCGTTCGCTGGCGCGCCAATTGGTGCAAGTAGCCGACATGAACAAGCAAGTTGTGTTGGTTAGTAGCGGAGCCGTGGCTTCTGGCATTGGCAAACTGGGCTTAGAGAAACGACCGGTTGATGTCCCCCAACTGCAAGCTGTTGCGGCTGTGGGCCAAGCGCATTTGATCCAAGCCTACGAGCGTTATTTTACAGAAATGGGGCGACATGCGGCTCAAATCCTGCTGATCGCCGACGACTTGGATGATCGGACGCGCTATCTAAACGTTCGTAACACGCTGCTGGCCTGCCTACAACTGGGACTGATCCCCGTCATCAATGAAAACGACACAGTTGCCATAGAAGAACTGCAAACGACGTTTGGAGATAATGATCGGCTGGCTGCCATGGTGGCTGGCGTGTTCTCGCGGCCAGCCCTGATTATCTTGAGCGATGTGGATGGGGTTTACGATCGCTCCCCGTCCGATTCCAACGCGCGAGTCGTCTCGCAATTTGATCAAGTCGACCAGTCAGTGTTGAATCTAGCATCAGCTCATCAGGCGGGGGTCAGCAAGGGCGGGATGGCCAGCAAATTGCGGGTGGCACAATTTGTCACACAAAGCGGCGCACCGGTGGTAATTGCTGGCGGCCGAATAGAAAACGTGTTGCCGCGATTGATGAATGGTGAGCCATTAGGGACGCTGTTTTTGCCGCGATCAGCGGGACTAACTCCTCGCAAACGATGGCTGGGCTTCTCGACTCAGCCTGCTGGTAGAATTCAAATTGACGCTGGTGCTGTGCGAGCCCTGCGCGTCCAAGGTTCCAGTTTGCTGCCGGTGGGAGTGACTGAGATAGTTGGCGGATTTGCCAAGGGAGAAGTCGTGTCGGTCATGTCTGACGATGGTGTCGAAGTGGCTCGCGGCCTGACCAATTACAACGATGCACAGCTGCGGCAAATTCGTGGGCTGAGAACTTGGCAGATTGAGGAGGTCTTAGGGCAATGTCCCTATGCCGAGGTAATCCACCGCGACAACATGACACTGTTGTAA
- a CDS encoding UvrB/UvrC motif-containing protein has product MRPSHHIDHLLKEWPYDSDDPGVRLIKGADGRDLIQVRLDLGLLQLEVTGRPDGTRPDGFQTLLDSLTHRELESPDFELDEDLCDEIDREFVQFYHRRIAWLRLQRYENAVRDADHTLALMDFCREHSPDEDWTMQHEQHRAFVLFHRTQAAAILAINSDQAEGAIELIDIGLEEIRSSFEEMGWEEFFESDELVERLQELRKTLRSQYSIPKSLQEQLNEAVQAEQYELAARLRDQLARRDV; this is encoded by the coding sequence ATGAGGCCGAGCCATCATATTGATCACCTTCTGAAAGAGTGGCCGTACGACTCGGATGATCCCGGCGTTCGCTTGATCAAGGGTGCTGATGGCCGCGATTTGATTCAGGTTCGATTGGACCTGGGGCTGCTGCAATTAGAGGTCACCGGCCGCCCAGACGGTACTCGGCCAGATGGTTTTCAAACGCTACTGGATAGCCTGACGCATCGTGAATTGGAATCTCCAGACTTTGAGCTGGACGAGGATTTGTGCGATGAAATTGACCGCGAATTCGTGCAGTTTTATCATCGACGAATCGCTTGGCTGCGATTGCAACGCTACGAAAATGCGGTTCGAGACGCCGATCATACGCTGGCGCTAATGGATTTCTGCCGCGAGCATTCGCCAGACGAAGATTGGACCATGCAGCATGAACAGCATCGAGCGTTTGTTCTGTTTCACCGGACTCAGGCCGCCGCGATCTTGGCCATCAACAGCGACCAAGCCGAGGGGGCGATTGAATTGATCGATATCGGCTTGGAAGAGATACGGTCCAGCTTTGAGGAGATGGGCTGGGAAGAGTTCTTTGAATCCGACGAGTTGGTTGAAAGGCTACAGGAGCTTCGGAAGACGCTCCGCAGCCAGTACTCAATTCCCAAGTCGCTTCAGGAGCAGCTCAACGAAGCTGTTCAGGCTGAACAGTACGAGTTGGCCGCAAGATTGCGAGACCAACTGGCTCGCCGTGACGTCTAG
- the metK gene encoding methionine adenosyltransferase, whose product MTSGKYLFTSESVSMGHPDKLADRISDSVLDAILEQDPSSRVACETLVTTGLALIAGEITTKANVNYARVVRQAIREVGYTDDEMGISADTCNVMIALGEQSPDIAMGVNADATSGKEIGAGDQGLMFGFACNDTAELMPMPIALSHRITNRLTEARFSKEVDWLRPDSKSQVTVQYDGFKPVRIDTVVVSTQHSPSVSSEAIRDFVVNKVILGCLPPELVQGDIKYHINPTGKFVVGGPQGDCGLTGRKIIVDTYGGWGRHGGGAFSGKDPTKVDRSAAYMARHVAKCIVAAGLADRCEVQLAYAIGVTEPVSIHVDTQGSGKISDERICEVIRKLFPLSPGGIIDYLQLRRPIYRATSAGGHFGRNEPGFTWEATDKKAAELKKAAS is encoded by the coding sequence GTGACTTCCGGAAAATATCTGTTTACAAGTGAATCTGTCAGCATGGGCCACCCCGACAAGTTGGCCGACCGAATTTCGGACAGCGTACTGGATGCCATTTTGGAGCAAGACCCCAGCAGCCGGGTTGCCTGCGAAACATTAGTTACTACCGGGCTGGCGTTGATCGCTGGTGAAATTACCACCAAGGCGAATGTAAACTACGCCCGAGTCGTTCGACAGGCCATTCGTGAAGTCGGCTATACCGATGACGAGATGGGTATATCTGCCGATACGTGCAATGTGATGATTGCCCTGGGCGAACAGAGCCCAGACATCGCCATGGGCGTCAATGCTGACGCCACCTCTGGCAAGGAAATCGGAGCCGGTGATCAAGGATTGATGTTTGGCTTTGCGTGTAACGACACGGCCGAGCTGATGCCCATGCCGATTGCGCTTAGCCATCGAATCACCAATCGCCTGACTGAGGCTCGATTCTCCAAAGAAGTTGATTGGCTGCGCCCTGACAGCAAGAGCCAGGTTACTGTTCAATACGACGGCTTCAAGCCGGTGCGCATCGACACTGTGGTAGTCTCGACCCAACACAGTCCAAGCGTATCGTCAGAAGCCATTCGTGACTTTGTAGTCAACAAGGTCATCCTAGGCTGTTTGCCGCCCGAACTCGTGCAAGGTGACATCAAATACCACATCAACCCAACCGGCAAGTTCGTTGTCGGCGGACCTCAAGGCGATTGTGGTCTGACTGGTCGCAAGATCATCGTGGATACCTACGGTGGCTGGGGGCGTCACGGTGGCGGAGCCTTTAGCGGCAAGGATCCGACCAAAGTGGACCGCAGTGCTGCCTACATGGCTCGGCATGTCGCCAAATGTATAGTTGCAGCCGGGCTGGCTGACCGTTGCGAAGTTCAATTGGCGTATGCAATCGGTGTCACTGAACCGGTTAGCATTCATGTGGACACTCAAGGATCCGGCAAGATCAGCGATGAACGCATCTGCGAAGTTATTCGCAAGTTGTTCCCGCTTTCGCCAGGCGGAATTATCGACTACCTGCAACTGCGACGACCAATCTATCGAGCCACCAGCGCTGGTGGCCATTTCGGTCGCAACGAACCTGGATTTACCTGGGAAGCTACCGACAAGAAGGCTGCTGAACTCAAAAAGGCCGCTAGTTGA
- a CDS encoding 50S ribosome-binding GTPase, producing MNCFVSLGASPAERGEFALRSFLAGKMDLVQAEAVLGVIQSVDRDQLQWSLSQLGGNLSQPVHVLRAELLELISRLEAGLDFVEEDIQFITPQEIHERLTRVLEQIEQLRSRLQSRGTPQRQLEVALVGLPNAGKSSLFNALLERERAIVSNQAGTTRDVISAPLGLDDITLTLVDTAGLEPDLPASQPAEASPRLLAQSHTRQRLQTCDIALLCVDSSHPPTTAWIIQQRQQLEADQLRVLTVGTKADLLGGRQPHLPVDIAVSAYAPESIQALRECLQSLASAGSQHQFTQATLHTAIRCTEALQHARQSLQHAQWLNQSVAGDELVASELRVALDDLAAMIGQVHSDDILGEVFSRFCIGK from the coding sequence ATGAATTGCTTTGTCAGCCTGGGCGCAAGTCCCGCTGAGCGCGGCGAGTTTGCACTCCGCAGCTTCCTGGCTGGCAAAATGGACTTGGTGCAGGCTGAAGCGGTGCTGGGTGTCATCCAGTCCGTGGATCGCGATCAGTTGCAATGGTCTCTGTCGCAATTGGGTGGCAATCTCAGTCAGCCAGTTCATGTGTTGCGCGCCGAGTTGTTGGAATTGATTTCACGACTAGAGGCTGGGCTAGATTTCGTGGAGGAAGATATTCAGTTCATCACGCCACAGGAGATTCATGAGCGGTTGACACGCGTTCTCGAACAGATCGAACAGTTGCGATCGCGACTGCAGTCGCGAGGCACTCCGCAACGCCAATTGGAAGTTGCTTTAGTGGGTCTGCCCAATGCAGGCAAGAGTTCCCTGTTTAACGCACTGCTCGAGCGCGAGCGAGCCATCGTTTCCAACCAGGCTGGGACGACGCGCGATGTAATCTCGGCACCGCTGGGCTTGGATGATATTACGCTTACCTTGGTTGACACGGCCGGATTAGAGCCCGATCTACCTGCAAGCCAACCCGCCGAGGCGAGTCCTCGATTGCTTGCACAGTCACATACGCGGCAGCGCTTGCAGACCTGCGACATTGCCCTGCTATGCGTTGACAGTAGCCACCCGCCGACGACAGCTTGGATCATACAGCAACGGCAGCAACTTGAGGCTGATCAATTGCGGGTACTGACCGTGGGTACCAAAGCGGATTTGTTAGGCGGACGACAGCCACATCTGCCCGTCGATATTGCCGTATCAGCCTATGCACCCGAATCGATCCAAGCACTGAGGGAATGTCTGCAAAGTTTAGCGTCGGCAGGATCTCAACATCAGTTCACGCAAGCGACTCTGCACACAGCCATTCGCTGCACTGAAGCTTTGCAGCACGCCCGTCAGTCCCTGCAGCACGCTCAATGGTTGAACCAGTCAGTGGCCGGCGACGAATTGGTGGCTAGTGAACTGCGCGTCGCTCTGGATGACTTGGCTGCCATGATTGGTCAGGTGCATAGCGATGATATCCTCGGCGAAGTCTTCAGTCGATTTTGCATCGGAAAGTAA
- a CDS encoding heme-binding domain-containing protein — protein MWPEQALSQVASEAARQSAKGRSQLQHQHPADGFELLHPNNLVAWCIVPFDSQKRGPAERSQMLVDLGIRRCAYDWREEQVPSFEEEILQYQKHGIEMTAFWGQHEFAFELFQKYDLHPQIWQMIGDPGGDANTKVERAAKSLVPLAQRTESLQLPLALYNHMGWDGEPENMVAVCQRLHAWGYTHVGIVYNFHHGHDHIERWPSALASMLPYLLCINLNGMNNAAQPKILNIGQGMHERAMIQTLVDSGYCGPVGIIDHRPELDAKQALQENLAGLKSLSLNPKSTSEATPLSSSRFKGFIPEFANLRVDQLIGDAGRRGSADRGAAVFASDHTACLSCHAAAAPDGSLLGGQIGPDLAQWLPTRTQAQIIESLLWPERQVAADYQLWRVLTDDGTVHTGYKLSQDAQAIHVRDLATGQVNTVAIEQVEAMQAMGTPMPPELTSRLTGQQQLDLIAYLFQLRDGRGPSPSQLDTFSSAPRHGPAKFPVEKSPLQPANWPYHTAHVNRGRVYDFYTKQAEYFRQLPGVPLLLQAHPGLDGGADGHWGNQSDKNWADGRWNQTQLGSVQCGVFHGAELTIARAVCVQLGENGDLACCYDPDTLSYRAIWSGGFVGFSEFRHGFLDGLQMQGQIVAGARPVQLADRTPNSQANADNPSDHKTAGKYLGFYRIGQRVAFAVQIGQDVYLDSPWLTDDGQFTNELALLDQHSLGPAALRGGDLQWPQVLATEIILGQQRPLAVDIIQLPIDNPWRSLMFCAAHDFLPDGSALVSTMQGDVWHVSGLHSSSNQARWKRFATGLHHPLGLLVDQQGIFVQCRDHLVRLVDHNQDGEADYYQCYSNAQVTSAAGHDFICGLQRDADGNFYMASGNQGVVRISSDGRQAQIVAAGFRNPDGLGILPDGTLTVPCSEGDWTPASMICAIRPAMQRHTDRVPHFGFRGPIENRPPELPLAYLPRGLDNSSGEQTAVPSNCFGPLGGKSLHWSFGAGSWFTLLVDEVDGQLQGAVVPMAGEFLSGVHRGRFSPADGQCYVSGMAGWGTYTKDDGCFQRIRYTGDNFQQPVGFHVHRNGVVVEFALPLDAEVATDVSSHFAQAWNYRYSGAYGSPELSPSHPGVAGHDPLTIIGAHPIATNRLFLEMPDLQPVSQLHLRMHVNLADSVLTTSPVGAGHDLFITVHRLDQDFADYPSYAPIEKTIAAHPLLVDMAQTAAIPKNRWLQKRSEDAQKIVVKTGKNLTFQQAEIHVLAGQELALTLSNPDVVPHNWVLVRPGQLQAVGTLANQLIASPDAYARHYIPESPAVIVHTDVVPPESRQTIHFQAPDEPGRYPYLCTFPGHWMVMNGVLVVE, from the coding sequence ATGTGGCCGGAACAGGCCCTATCTCAAGTGGCGTCTGAGGCAGCTAGGCAATCAGCCAAGGGAAGGAGTCAGCTCCAGCATCAGCATCCTGCCGATGGTTTCGAGCTTCTACATCCAAACAATCTAGTTGCTTGGTGCATCGTGCCTTTTGACTCTCAGAAACGGGGGCCGGCTGAACGATCGCAAATGCTGGTCGACTTGGGAATCCGCCGCTGTGCCTACGATTGGCGCGAGGAGCAGGTGCCGTCCTTCGAGGAGGAAATCCTGCAGTACCAGAAGCACGGAATCGAAATGACGGCCTTTTGGGGGCAGCATGAATTCGCTTTCGAGTTGTTTCAAAAGTACGATTTGCACCCGCAAATTTGGCAGATGATTGGTGATCCGGGCGGCGATGCAAATACGAAAGTCGAGCGTGCAGCCAAATCGCTGGTACCGTTGGCCCAACGAACCGAATCGCTTCAATTGCCATTGGCACTGTACAATCACATGGGTTGGGACGGTGAACCCGAGAACATGGTTGCGGTCTGTCAACGGCTTCATGCCTGGGGCTATACCCACGTGGGCATTGTTTACAATTTCCATCACGGACACGATCACATCGAACGTTGGCCGTCCGCACTGGCCAGCATGTTACCGTATCTGCTGTGCATCAACCTGAACGGAATGAACAACGCCGCGCAGCCGAAGATACTGAATATCGGCCAAGGCATGCACGAACGGGCGATGATTCAAACGCTTGTCGACAGTGGTTACTGTGGCCCAGTCGGAATTATTGATCACCGTCCAGAATTGGATGCCAAACAGGCGCTGCAGGAGAATTTAGCTGGGCTAAAGAGTCTGTCGCTCAATCCTAAATCAACCTCTGAAGCAACTCCGTTAAGTTCTTCGAGGTTCAAAGGTTTCATTCCGGAGTTTGCCAATCTGCGAGTCGACCAATTGATCGGTGACGCTGGACGGCGCGGCAGCGCAGATCGTGGTGCGGCAGTCTTCGCCAGCGATCATACTGCCTGCTTATCGTGCCACGCAGCGGCCGCTCCTGATGGCAGTTTACTTGGAGGCCAAATTGGTCCCGATCTTGCCCAGTGGCTCCCCACACGAACCCAAGCGCAGATCATCGAGTCGTTGTTGTGGCCCGAGCGGCAAGTAGCAGCAGACTATCAGCTTTGGCGAGTACTGACTGATGATGGCACGGTTCATACCGGCTATAAGCTCAGTCAGGATGCCCAGGCGATCCACGTACGCGATCTCGCGACTGGACAGGTTAACACTGTGGCAATTGAACAGGTTGAGGCGATGCAGGCTATGGGTACGCCGATGCCGCCCGAATTAACGTCCCGTTTAACTGGCCAGCAACAGTTGGACCTGATTGCCTACCTGTTTCAACTGAGGGACGGCCGCGGCCCCAGTCCTTCACAGTTGGATACATTCTCCAGCGCACCGCGCCATGGTCCAGCTAAGTTTCCGGTTGAAAAGTCTCCCCTCCAGCCAGCCAATTGGCCCTACCATACCGCGCATGTCAATCGAGGTCGCGTATATGACTTCTATACGAAGCAAGCCGAATATTTTCGGCAGTTGCCGGGCGTGCCACTCTTGTTGCAGGCTCATCCCGGTCTGGACGGCGGTGCCGACGGCCACTGGGGTAATCAGAGCGACAAGAACTGGGCCGATGGTCGCTGGAACCAGACGCAACTGGGCTCTGTGCAGTGCGGCGTATTTCATGGAGCGGAATTGACTATTGCCCGGGCTGTATGTGTACAACTGGGCGAGAATGGTGACCTGGCATGTTGCTATGACCCAGACACGCTCAGTTACCGTGCAATATGGTCCGGTGGTTTTGTGGGGTTCTCCGAGTTTCGCCACGGTTTTTTGGATGGCTTGCAAATGCAGGGCCAAATCGTGGCTGGGGCTCGACCGGTTCAGTTGGCCGACAGAACGCCCAACAGCCAAGCGAACGCGGACAATCCGAGTGACCACAAGACTGCGGGGAAGTACCTGGGTTTCTATCGAATTGGTCAGCGAGTTGCCTTTGCGGTGCAGATTGGTCAAGACGTTTATCTTGATTCACCGTGGCTCACAGACGACGGTCAATTCACTAATGAGTTGGCATTATTGGACCAGCATTCACTCGGGCCAGCCGCGCTGCGCGGTGGCGATCTGCAATGGCCGCAGGTTCTGGCAACCGAGATCATTTTGGGTCAACAGCGTCCCTTGGCAGTCGATATAATCCAGTTGCCTATCGACAATCCATGGCGCTCGCTGATGTTCTGTGCGGCACACGATTTTCTGCCTGATGGCAGCGCTCTGGTCAGTACAATGCAGGGCGATGTCTGGCATGTCAGCGGCCTGCATTCCAGTTCCAACCAAGCCCGATGGAAGCGGTTTGCTACCGGACTGCATCATCCGCTTGGATTGCTAGTTGACCAGCAGGGTATCTTCGTGCAGTGTCGCGACCACTTGGTACGCTTGGTCGATCATAATCAGGACGGCGAGGCAGATTACTATCAATGCTATAGCAACGCTCAAGTAACATCGGCGGCTGGCCACGATTTCATCTGCGGATTGCAGCGCGACGCTGATGGCAATTTCTATATGGCTTCAGGCAACCAAGGCGTGGTGCGCATCTCCTCGGACGGTCGGCAGGCTCAAATCGTGGCTGCCGGATTTCGCAATCCAGATGGCTTGGGCATTCTGCCAGATGGTACCCTAACGGTGCCCTGCTCCGAGGGCGATTGGACACCCGCTTCAATGATTTGCGCGATTCGTCCGGCCATGCAAAGACATACTGATCGAGTACCCCACTTTGGTTTTCGGGGGCCAATTGAAAATCGTCCTCCTGAACTGCCGTTAGCTTACCTGCCACGGGGATTGGACAATTCCAGCGGTGAACAGACAGCAGTGCCTTCAAATTGTTTTGGTCCGCTGGGCGGTAAGAGTCTTCACTGGTCTTTCGGGGCAGGCAGTTGGTTTACACTGCTGGTCGACGAAGTGGATGGGCAGTTGCAAGGTGCAGTAGTACCGATGGCCGGTGAATTCTTGTCAGGAGTTCACCGAGGACGATTCTCGCCCGCCGACGGGCAGTGCTACGTTAGCGGTATGGCTGGCTGGGGTACCTACACCAAAGATGATGGTTGCTTCCAGAGAATTCGCTACACTGGCGACAACTTTCAACAGCCAGTCGGATTTCACGTTCATCGCAATGGCGTGGTGGTTGAATTTGCCTTGCCGCTGGATGCGGAGGTAGCGACGGATGTCAGCAGTCATTTCGCACAGGCTTGGAACTACCGTTACAGCGGAGCTTACGGATCACCCGAGTTGTCGCCGTCGCATCCCGGAGTTGCCGGGCATGATCCCCTGACGATCATCGGAGCGCACCCAATTGCCACGAATCGCTTGTTCCTGGAGATGCCGGATCTACAGCCCGTCAGCCAGCTCCATTTGCGAATGCACGTCAATCTGGCTGATAGCGTTTTGACCACCAGTCCCGTTGGCGCTGGCCACGATTTGTTCATAACGGTGCATCGTCTGGATCAAGATTTTGCCGACTATCCAAGCTACGCGCCGATCGAGAAGACGATCGCAGCCCATCCATTGTTGGTAGATATGGCACAGACTGCGGCTATACCCAAAAATCGCTGGTTGCAAAAGCGATCTGAGGACGCCCAGAAAATCGTCGTGAAAACAGGGAAGAATTTGACTTTTCAGCAGGCTGAGATTCACGTGCTGGCCGGGCAGGAGTTGGCCCTTACATTGTCAAATCCTGATGTGGTACCGCACAATTGGGTGTTGGTTCGACCCGGTCAACTGCAGGCGGTAGGCACACTTGCCAATCAGTTGATTGCCAGTCCCGATGCCTACGCGCGACACTACATTCCCGAATCGCCAGCGGTGATTGTGCATACCGATGTCGTCCCACCGGAAAGTCGTCAGACAATTCATTTTCAAGCACCGGATGAGCCGGGGCGGTATCCGTATCTATGTACTTTTCCAGGACACTGGATGGTGATGAATGGTGTACTGGTAGTCGAGTAA
- the uvrA gene encoding excinuclease ABC subunit UvrA → MASDLVVNPVAHITIEGARTHNLRNVTLHIPHNQLTVITGVSGSGKSSLAFDTLFAEGQRQYIESLSTYARQYLNPLPRPDVDGVHGLQPTLCIDQRSTTAGPRSTVATVSEVYDYLRLLMARAATPYCFKCGQNIQQQSQQQIVQSILQLPAGTKLVVLAPVVRGRRGGHRDELRAIQQAGLIRVRVDGDLLDIEAVPELNPRQNHTIEAVVDRIVLGSGSDQRLSESVAIALQLAHGLVSISYLPGKSSKSDAPQDWQERLFSSRFACASCGASFEELEPRTFSFNSPYGACPDCHGMGQIVQQVGTNAEERVEPTDTPQTCSACKGARLRPEALAVKLHDCSIADIVAKNIMELLAWLECLKWDEETLPVARPILGEMLHRLRFLVQVGVGYLTLDRPADSLSGGELQRVRLATCIGSGLVGVCYILDEPSIGLHPRDNDRLIQSLRQLQAQGNTVIVVEHDEAMMRAADMLVDMGPGAGPQGGMVIAAGTPTEVTADPRSLTGAYLRGERQVTENRSVRSIAKSKKLRLSGAILHNLDSVSVEIPLGLLVGITGVSGSGKSSLISQTLVPAILRELGQAPAARPGPYTKLTGVQHVDKLIELTQAPIGRSPRSTPATYCGAWDLIRQLWANTRDSKSRGYTAGRFSFKAGTGRCPKCQGQGQEKIEMNFLPDLFVTCSACQGQRYNRQTLQVRYRQRSIADILNMSVDQAAEFFCNFEKIHRLLTTLQQVGLGYVALGQNSATLSGGEAQRIKLATELARPETGQTIYILDEPTSGLHFEDIKRLIMVLNDLVSRGNTVIVTEHNLDVIASCDWLIDLGPDGGKMGGRIVATGTPAQIASQTHSLTGQFLRHKLTNFSESPT, encoded by the coding sequence TTGACCGTGATTACCGGAGTGAGTGGTAGCGGCAAGAGTAGCCTGGCCTTTGACACACTTTTCGCTGAGGGACAGCGGCAGTACATCGAAAGCTTGTCGACTTATGCACGACAGTACTTGAATCCATTACCGCGACCCGATGTGGATGGCGTTCACGGGCTGCAACCAACGCTGTGTATCGACCAGCGTAGCACCACCGCTGGCCCGCGCAGCACAGTTGCCACTGTCAGCGAGGTGTATGACTACCTGCGACTGCTGATGGCCCGTGCTGCTACGCCCTACTGCTTCAAATGTGGACAGAACATTCAGCAGCAAAGCCAGCAGCAGATCGTGCAGTCGATTCTCCAACTGCCTGCTGGAACGAAGTTAGTCGTACTGGCTCCGGTCGTGCGGGGACGTCGCGGTGGTCATCGGGATGAATTGCGGGCGATACAACAAGCTGGCCTGATTCGTGTGAGGGTGGACGGCGACCTGCTGGATATCGAAGCGGTTCCAGAACTTAACCCTCGCCAGAATCACACTATAGAAGCGGTTGTGGACAGAATTGTACTCGGCTCCGGCAGCGACCAGCGGCTCTCTGAATCGGTAGCCATCGCGCTCCAGTTGGCTCATGGTCTGGTGTCGATCAGTTATCTACCAGGGAAATCGTCTAAGTCCGATGCGCCGCAAGACTGGCAGGAGCGCTTGTTCAGTTCGCGCTTTGCCTGCGCGAGCTGCGGTGCCAGCTTTGAAGAACTGGAGCCGCGGACCTTTAGTTTCAACAGCCCATACGGTGCTTGCCCAGACTGCCATGGCATGGGTCAGATTGTTCAACAGGTCGGAACGAACGCTGAAGAGCGAGTGGAGCCGACAGATACGCCGCAAACCTGCAGTGCTTGCAAGGGAGCGCGTTTGCGACCCGAGGCACTGGCGGTGAAGTTGCATGATTGTTCCATCGCGGACATTGTGGCCAAGAACATTATGGAACTGCTGGCCTGGTTGGAATGTCTCAAGTGGGATGAAGAGACGCTGCCCGTCGCTCGCCCCATCCTCGGCGAAATGCTACATCGCCTGCGATTCTTAGTGCAAGTTGGAGTCGGATATTTGACGCTTGATCGCCCCGCCGATTCACTCAGTGGAGGTGAATTGCAGCGTGTGCGACTGGCAACATGTATCGGCAGCGGCCTGGTGGGCGTATGCTACATTCTGGATGAGCCATCCATTGGCCTGCACCCGCGCGATAACGATCGACTGATTCAATCGCTACGACAATTACAGGCTCAAGGCAATACGGTGATTGTTGTCGAGCACGACGAAGCCATGATGCGGGCCGCCGACATGTTGGTCGATATGGGCCCTGGAGCCGGGCCGCAAGGTGGAATGGTAATCGCAGCCGGGACGCCTACCGAAGTAACGGCGGATCCGCGATCGCTGACGGGTGCGTACCTGCGCGGCGAGCGCCAAGTCACTGAAAATCGCTCGGTAAGGTCCATAGCCAAATCCAAGAAGCTGCGATTGAGCGGTGCAATCCTGCACAATTTGGACAGCGTATCGGTCGAAATACCGCTGGGATTGCTCGTCGGCATTACCGGGGTCAGTGGCAGTGGCAAGAGTTCGCTGATAAGCCAGACCCTGGTACCCGCGATCCTGCGCGAACTTGGACAAGCCCCAGCCGCTCGACCCGGACCGTATACCAAACTAACCGGCGTACAACACGTCGATAAACTCATTGAACTGACCCAAGCTCCCATTGGACGTTCGCCACGCAGTACCCCCGCCACTTACTGCGGCGCATGGGATCTCATCCGCCAGCTCTGGGCCAACACGCGCGACTCCAAGAGCCGCGGATATACAGCGGGTCGCTTTAGTTTCAAGGCCGGTACGGGGCGCTGCCCAAAGTGTCAGGGACAAGGGCAAGAAAAAATCGAAATGAATTTTTTGCCCGATCTGTTTGTCACTTGCTCGGCCTGTCAAGGGCAACGTTATAACCGCCAGACTCTGCAAGTGCGCTACCGCCAGCGCAGCATCGCTGACATATTGAATATGTCCGTCGACCAGGCGGCTGAGTTCTTTTGCAACTTCGAGAAGATACATCGACTACTTACTACACTGCAGCAAGTGGGGCTCGGCTACGTGGCGCTCGGCCAGAATTCTGCAACGCTATCTGGCGGGGAAGCTCAGCGAATCAAACTGGCTACCGAACTAGCACGTCCCGAAACCGGTCAGACGATTTACATTCTGGACGAGCCCACATCGGGCCTGCACTTTGAGGATATCAAACGCCTCATCATGGTACTCAATGACCTAGTCAGCCGCGGCAACACCGTCATCGTCACCGAACATAATTTAGACGTCATCGCAAGCTGCGATTGGCTTATCGACCTTGGTCCTGATGGCGGCAAAATGGGGGGGCGCATTGTGGCTACTGGTACTCCAGCGCAGATTGCCAGTCAGACGCATAGTCTGACGGGGCAGTTTCTGCGCCACAAACTGACCAATTTCAGTGAGTCGCCGACGTAA